The following coding sequences lie in one Kiloniellales bacterium genomic window:
- a CDS encoding cysteine desulfurase family protein — protein sequence MTNRPQIYLDYQATTPLDPRVRAAMDAFLDGGGGNPHSSTHRYGWQAAQALDAARREVAALIGAGPEEILFTSGATEANNLAILGHAAAVPGKRHIVTSAIEHPCVLGACRHLESQGYDLTLLPVDSEGLVGPGALEAALRPETALVSVMLANNEIGTVQPVAELAALCRARGITFHTDAAQAAGKIPVDVGALGVSLLSLSAHKMHGPMGVGALYLRTGTALAPRSFGGGQERGLRPGTVPVWLAVGLGAAARIARQELPAEAPATEALRDRLLAGLRARIPDLAVNGALGPRLPGNLNLRCPGVHGEDWLIAAEAVAASTGSACGSGSQEPSHVLQALGLGPEEVNASVRLGLGRFTTEADIDRAVEALGDGLAALRTGHSDEDLKRA from the coding sequence ATGACCAATCGCCCGCAGATTTACCTCGACTACCAGGCGACCACGCCGCTCGACCCGCGGGTGCGCGCGGCCATGGACGCGTTCCTGGACGGGGGCGGCGGCAATCCCCACTCGTCGACCCACCGCTACGGCTGGCAGGCGGCCCAGGCGCTCGACGCGGCGCGGCGCGAGGTCGCGGCGCTGATCGGCGCCGGTCCCGAGGAGATCCTCTTCACCTCGGGCGCGACCGAGGCCAACAACCTGGCGATCCTGGGCCACGCCGCGGCCGTGCCGGGCAAGCGCCACATCGTGACCTCGGCGATCGAGCACCCCTGCGTGCTCGGCGCCTGCCGCCACCTGGAAAGCCAGGGCTATGACCTGACCCTGCTGCCGGTGGATTCCGAGGGGCTGGTCGGCCCCGGGGCGCTCGAAGCCGCGCTCCGCCCGGAAACGGCGCTGGTCTCGGTCATGCTGGCCAACAACGAGATCGGCACGGTCCAGCCGGTAGCGGAGCTGGCTGCGCTCTGCCGGGCACGGGGCATCACCTTCCACACGGACGCGGCCCAGGCGGCCGGCAAGATCCCGGTCGACGTCGGGGCGCTCGGCGTCTCGCTGCTCAGCCTCTCGGCGCACAAGATGCACGGGCCCATGGGCGTGGGCGCGCTCTACCTGAGGACCGGCACCGCGCTGGCGCCGCGGAGCTTCGGCGGCGGTCAGGAGCGCGGCCTCAGGCCCGGCACCGTGCCGGTCTGGCTCGCCGTCGGCTTGGGCGCGGCGGCCAGGATCGCGCGCCAGGAACTCCCGGCGGAGGCGCCGGCGACGGAGGCGCTGCGCGACCGGCTGCTGGCGGGACTCCGGGCCCGAATCCCGGACCTGGCGGTCAACGGCGCGCTCGGCCCGCGCCTGCCCGGCAACCTCAACCTCCGCTGCCCCGGCGTCCACGGCGAGGACTGGCTGATCGCGGCCGAAGCCGTCGCCGCCTCGACCGGCTCCGCCTGCGGCTCGGGCAGTCAGGAGCCCTCCCACGTGCTCCAGGCCCTGGGGCTCGGCCCCGAGGAGGTCAACGCCTCGGTCCGCCTCGGGCTCGGCCGCTTCACGACGGAAGCCGATATCGACCGGGCGGTCGAGGCGCTGGGCGACGGGCTCGCCGCGCTCAGGACCGGGCACTCCGACGAGGATCTCAAGCGGGCCTGA
- a CDS encoding GFA family protein, giving the protein MNQDFAPLEGGCTCGAVRYRMTGPPMFVHCCHCRWCQRETGSAFVINALIETDRLSLLQGRPEAVMTPSESGKGQKILRCPACKVALWSHYAGAGNAIAFLRVGTLDEPDRVPPDIHIFTASKQPWVILPPDMPSVDAFYRRSAYWPEESQARRLAALG; this is encoded by the coding sequence GTGAATCAAGACTTCGCACCCTTGGAAGGTGGCTGCACCTGCGGCGCGGTGCGCTACCGCATGACCGGCCCGCCGATGTTCGTGCACTGCTGCCACTGCCGCTGGTGCCAGCGCGAGACCGGCTCGGCTTTCGTCATCAACGCGCTGATCGAGACGGATCGCCTGTCCCTGCTGCAGGGCCGGCCCGAGGCCGTGATGACGCCCTCGGAGAGCGGCAAAGGCCAGAAGATCCTGCGTTGCCCGGCCTGCAAGGTCGCGCTCTGGAGCCACTACGCCGGCGCCGGCAACGCCATCGCCTTCCTGCGCGTCGGCACCCTGGACGAGCCGGACCGGGTGCCGCCGGACATCCACATCTTCACGGCCTCGAAACAGCCCTGGGTTATCCTGCCGCCCGACATGCCGTCCGTGGACGCGTTCTACCGCCGGAGCGCGTACTGGCCCGAGGAAAGCCAGGCGCGGCGCCTGGCGGCGCTTGGATAG
- a CDS encoding PhoX family phosphatase, translating to MSCTGCNEVSFDEFDEINYPRPETSDFADIVSRRGFLARGAAFGLGAFVLGSSALTPVSARAASRLGFEAVAANGLDTVTLPEGYSWQIVARWGDPLWSDGVEFDHATRGTGESQERAFGDNTDGMALFTKDGRNILAVNCEYTNRSIIYGARDSKLPETVDDVRKGKAAHGVSVFEIARKDGRWSIVKDSPFNRKITADSPMEITGPARGHALLKTAADPSGTKSLGTWNNCGNGRTPWGTYLTCEENFNGYFSSSDESNEPSAELSRYGVGNKDWGYAWAMADERFDISKHPNEPNRAGYVVEIDPFDPASTPKKRTALGRFKHENAELVVAPDGRVVVYLGDDERGEFLYRFVSDGRYTVGGDNRDLLESGTLFVAKFDDDGRGRWIALTPEATGMNSQAEICIHTRQAASAVGATTMDRPEWVVSNPRKAEVYCALTNNKNRGRKPNKGGDPTPVGGPNPRKQNLYGQIVRWMPDQGDHAAAGFDWDLFVMCGNPTVHKDANAGSKNVTPENMFNSPDGLGFDTTGLLYIQTDGNYSDAKGFAGMGNNQMLVGDPETGEIKRFMVGPNACEVTGITWSADRRTLFVGIQHPGEKDVESHFPDGGNTTPRSSVIAITRDDGGILG from the coding sequence ATGTCGTGCACGGGATGTAATGAAGTCTCCTTCGACGAGTTCGACGAGATCAACTACCCGAGGCCGGAGACCTCCGACTTCGCCGATATCGTCTCGCGCCGTGGCTTCCTCGCCAGGGGCGCGGCTTTCGGGCTCGGCGCCTTCGTGCTCGGCTCCTCGGCGCTGACGCCGGTCTCGGCGCGCGCGGCGAGCCGCCTCGGCTTCGAGGCCGTGGCCGCCAACGGCCTGGACACGGTCACTCTGCCCGAGGGTTACAGTTGGCAGATCGTCGCCCGCTGGGGCGACCCGCTCTGGTCCGACGGCGTGGAATTCGATCACGCCACGCGCGGCACGGGCGAGAGCCAGGAACGGGCCTTCGGCGACAACACCGACGGCATGGCGCTCTTCACCAAGGACGGCCGCAACATCCTGGCGGTGAACTGCGAGTACACCAACCGGAGCATCATCTACGGCGCGCGCGACAGCAAGTTGCCGGAGACCGTGGACGACGTGCGCAAGGGCAAGGCGGCCCACGGCGTCAGCGTCTTCGAGATCGCCCGGAAGGACGGCCGCTGGTCGATCGTCAAGGACTCGCCCTTCAACCGTAAGATCACGGCCGACTCGCCGATGGAGATCACCGGCCCGGCGCGCGGCCACGCCCTGCTCAAGACCGCGGCCGATCCTTCGGGCACGAAGTCGCTCGGCACCTGGAACAACTGCGGCAACGGGCGCACGCCCTGGGGCACCTACCTGACCTGCGAGGAGAACTTCAACGGCTACTTCTCGAGCAGCGACGAGAGCAACGAGCCGAGCGCCGAGCTCAGCCGTTACGGCGTCGGCAACAAGGACTGGGGCTACGCCTGGGCGATGGCGGACGAGCGCTTCGACATCTCCAAGCACCCCAACGAGCCCAACCGGGCCGGTTACGTGGTCGAGATCGATCCCTTCGATCCGGCCTCGACGCCGAAGAAGCGCACGGCCCTGGGCCGCTTCAAGCACGAGAACGCCGAGCTGGTCGTGGCGCCGGACGGCCGGGTCGTGGTCTACCTTGGCGACGACGAGCGCGGCGAATTCCTCTACCGCTTTGTCAGCGACGGCCGCTACACCGTGGGCGGCGATAACCGGGACCTGCTGGAGAGCGGGACGCTCTTCGTCGCCAAGTTCGACGACGATGGCCGAGGCCGCTGGATCGCGCTGACGCCTGAGGCGACCGGCATGAACAGCCAGGCCGAGATCTGCATCCATACGCGCCAGGCCGCCTCGGCGGTCGGCGCCACCACCATGGACCGGCCCGAGTGGGTCGTCTCCAATCCGCGCAAGGCCGAGGTCTACTGCGCGCTGACCAACAACAAGAACCGGGGCAGGAAGCCGAACAAGGGCGGCGACCCGACACCGGTCGGCGGCCCCAATCCGCGCAAGCAGAACCTCTATGGCCAGATCGTGCGCTGGATGCCGGACCAGGGCGACCACGCGGCGGCGGGCTTCGACTGGGACCTCTTCGTCATGTGCGGCAACCCGACAGTCCACAAGGACGCCAACGCCGGGTCGAAGAACGTCACGCCCGAGAACATGTTCAACTCGCCCGACGGCCTCGGCTTCGATACCACCGGGCTCTTGTACATCCAGACCGACGGGAACTACAGCGACGCCAAGGGCTTCGCTGGCATGGGCAACAACCAGATGCTGGTCGGCGATCCGGAGACCGGCGAAATCAAGCGCTTCATGGTCGGGCCGAATGCCTGCGAGGTCACCGGCATCACCTGGAGCGCCGACCGCCGGACGCTCTTCGTCGGCATCCAGCACCCGGGCGAAAAGGACGTCGAGAGCCACTTCCCCGACGGCGGCAACACGACGCCGCGCTCCTCCGTGATCGCCATCACGCGCGACGACGGCGGTATCCTCGGCTGA
- a CDS encoding tetratricopeptide repeat protein encodes MFQDERGHAMTTGSAEAAKALDGAVHGFLHWKAAVMPDIKAALTADPDFGFAQVVNGLLLLGARNAAYGGKVAESLAVAQARAADMTARERLYLSAMEAAAAGRIAEAVSCYEQVLIDHPTDLLAQRLSQMELFWLGEMAWSEDISARVAPHWNERVPGYGIHLSCRAFDLEETHRYEEAERLGRQAVEIDPSDVWGTHAVAHVLIMQGRHDEGVAWLDGLKDNWGEANQMQLHLWWHRCLFHLERGEPEAVVEIYDAWVRNRAHPLLKAVPDLYIDLQNGASMLLRLELGGIDVGDRWDELAEIALARLDDHTSAFTSAHFAVILAAAGRFAEAARLIESMRAFAADDQGTLGPRYRAAVIPAAEAAVAHREGDHAAVIAALMPARRMLWQMGGSDAQRDLFFMILADSLAKSGRGDLLAVVMRDVAAAGFADPEGRAGYRAAA; translated from the coding sequence ATGTTCCAAGACGAACGCGGCCACGCGATGACCACCGGGAGCGCCGAGGCGGCCAAGGCGCTCGACGGCGCGGTCCACGGCTTCCTGCACTGGAAGGCGGCGGTCATGCCGGACATCAAGGCGGCGCTGACGGCCGACCCCGACTTCGGCTTCGCCCAGGTGGTCAACGGCCTCTTGCTCCTCGGCGCCCGCAACGCCGCCTATGGCGGCAAGGTTGCTGAGTCCCTGGCCGTGGCCCAGGCCCGCGCCGCGGACATGACCGCGCGCGAGCGGCTCTACCTGAGCGCCATGGAAGCCGCCGCCGCGGGCCGCATCGCCGAGGCGGTCTCCTGCTACGAGCAGGTCCTGATAGACCACCCGACCGACCTGCTCGCCCAGCGGCTCAGCCAGATGGAGCTGTTCTGGCTCGGCGAGATGGCCTGGTCGGAGGACATCTCGGCGCGGGTCGCGCCCCACTGGAACGAGCGCGTGCCCGGCTACGGCATCCACCTGTCGTGCCGCGCCTTCGACCTGGAGGAGACCCACCGCTACGAAGAGGCGGAAAGGCTGGGGCGCCAGGCCGTGGAGATCGACCCGAGCGACGTCTGGGGCACCCACGCGGTCGCCCACGTCCTGATCATGCAGGGCCGCCACGACGAGGGCGTCGCCTGGCTGGACGGCCTCAAGGACAACTGGGGCGAGGCCAACCAGATGCAGCTGCATCTCTGGTGGCACCGCTGCCTGTTCCACCTGGAGCGGGGCGAGCCCGAGGCGGTGGTCGAGATCTACGACGCCTGGGTGCGCAACCGCGCGCATCCTCTGCTGAAGGCCGTGCCCGACCTCTACATCGACCTGCAGAACGGCGCCTCGATGCTGCTGCGCCTCGAGCTCGGCGGGATCGACGTGGGCGACCGCTGGGACGAGCTGGCCGAGATCGCCCTGGCGCGCCTCGACGACCACACCAGCGCCTTCACCAGCGCCCACTTCGCCGTGATCCTGGCCGCCGCCGGGCGCTTCGCCGAGGCCGCGCGGCTGATCGAGTCCATGCGCGCCTTCGCCGCCGACGACCAGGGCACCCTGGGACCGCGCTATCGGGCCGCGGTGATCCCGGCCGCGGAGGCCGCCGTCGCCCACCGCGAGGGCGACCACGCGGCGGTCATCGCCGCGCTCATGCCGGCCCGGCGCATGCTCTGGCAGATGGGCGGCAGCGACGCCCAGCGCGACCTCTTCTTCATGATCCTGGCCGATTCCCTGGCCAAGTCCGGGCGCGGCGACCTTCTCGCCGTCGTGATGCGCGACGTGGCGGCCGCCGGATTCGCGGACCCGGAAGGCCGCGCCGGCTACCGCGCGGCGGCTTGA